One part of the Clostridiaceae bacterium genome encodes these proteins:
- the rpmG gene encoding 50S ribosomal protein L33, with protein MRVKITLACTECKQRNYDSMKNKKNDPDRLEARKYCRFCRKHTLHRETK; from the coding sequence ATGAGAGTTAAGATAACTTTAGCATGTACTGAATGTAAACAAAGGAATTATGACAGCATGAAGAACAAAAAGAATGATCCTGACAGGCTGGAAGCCAGGAAATATTGCAGATTTTGCAGAAAGCATACCTTACACAGAGAAACAAAATAA